The following proteins are co-located in the Plasmodium brasilianum strain Bolivian I chromosome 11, whole genome shotgun sequence genome:
- a CDS encoding syntaxin-binding protein, with protein MSLKENCRERIFSVIEKITEISRYVIMVVDKNAYKILSMICKNEELLERGVSLIELIDTKRNSLQDFDCIYFISSNIQSVDMILNDFKDENNSKYKNIHILFTSNIGKNSEILDLLATNDFMLKKIKSCACINLNFLAYESRIFYFENNLNLYDYYPLKNSGILFEISSKLLSVCSCLKICPQIRYQNSDLCRKFSEIFYNNMKTSDTARNKGPSDDLILILDRSIDSSILFIHDYSYQSLCYDILKINTQNDEEAGTREGKEKEEAHTVSFEITNNDQKKEQKKAVLSEDDSLWLKYRHSHIQEVNEHIRNEISAFTEKNAVAKIQKKNILNPNEALDALRSLPQYESMIEQYWLHVYLCDSCFIILQNKSVVDVGLIEQDICCNVDKYGKELTHSKNVSSLNSLITSTDYDQEEKARLLLLYFINYMNINENDKMKIIESAQLGLFMQKFINEFLKLKLHLNYMYIDENLSSSNRVYHILDKNKKKIKYYKNVARNSKYELSRHEPNIREIILEIHENILHKGLFPFVDDNNNIDPDVKDINSSPEKKQNVSRGTVWEFRTELKKKAEDEKKKKIIIFIIGGISFPEIKHIYELSEKLDLDIYLGGTALLTSNIIFKQFKAFSNF; from the coding sequence ATGTcgttaaaagaaaattgtaGAGAAAGAATATTTAGTGTAATAGAGAAAATAACAGAAATAAGCAGATACGTTATTATGGTTGTAGATAAGAAtgcttataaaatattatcaatGATTTGCAAAAATGAAGAACTGTTAGAAAGGGGAGTTTCTTTAATAGAATTAATTGACACCAAAAGAAATAGTTTACAAGATTTtgattgtatatattttataagctCGAATATTCAATCGGTTGATATGATATTAAATGATTTTAAAGATGAGAACAATtcaaaatacaaaaatattcatatattgttTACCTCCAATATAGGAAAGAACAGTGAAATACTTGATTTATTAGCTACTAACGattttatgttaaaaaaaataaaaagttgtGCTtgcataaatttaaatttcttAGCTTATGAAAgtagaattttttattttgaaaacaatttaaatttatatgattattatcctttaaaaaattcgggtattttatttgaaatatcCTCTAAATTACTTTCTGTGTGTTCATGTTTGAAAATATGTCCACAAATACGTTATCAAAATTCGGATTTGTGCAGAAAATTttcagaaatattttataataacatgAAAACATCAGACACAGCAAGAAATAAAGGCCCTAGTGAcgatttaatattaatattagaTAGATCTATTGATagttctattttatttatacatgatTACTCCTATCAAAGTTTGTgttatgatattttaaaaattaatacacaAAATGATGAAGAGGCAGGAACACGAgagggaaaagaaaaagaagaggcTCATACAGTTTCTTTCGAAATTACAAATAATgatcaaaaaaaagagcagAAAAAAGCTGTCTTATCTGAAGATGATAGTTTATGGTTAAAATATAGACACAGTCATATACAAGAAGTGAATGAACATATAAGAAATGAAATATCTGCTTTTACTGAAAAAAATGCAGTTGCCAAAATtcagaagaaaaatattctaaatCCGAACGAAGCTTTGGATGCACTGAGATCATTACCACAATATGAAAGTATGATAGAACAATATTGGCTTCATGTTTATTTATGTGATagttgttttattattttgcaaAATAAAAGTGTTGTGGACGTTGGTTTAATTGAACAAGACATATGCTGCAATGTGGATAAATATGGAAAAGAACTTACTCACTCGAAAAATGTGAGTAGTTTAAATTCATTAATCACTAGTACTGATTACGATCAAGAAGAAAAAGCGagattattattgctatattttattaattatatgaatataaatgaaaatgataaaatgaaaataatagaatCTGCCCAACTCGGTTTATTTATGCAAAAGTtcataaatgaatttttaaaattaaaattacatttgaattatatgtatatagatGAAAACTTATCATCCTCAAATAGAGTTTACCATAtattagataaaaataaaaaaaaaattaaatactaCAAAAATGTTGCTAGAAATTCCAAATATGAATTAAGTAGACATGAACCAAATATaagagaaataattttagaaataCATGAAAACATTTTACATAAAGGGTTGTTCCCCTTTGtagatgataataataatatagatcCAGATGTAAAAGACATAAATTCTTCCCctgaaaaaaaacaaaatgtgtCAAGAGGAACAGTGTGGGAGTTCAGAACggagttaaaaaaaaaagcggaagatgaaaaaaagaaaaaaattattatttttatcattggTGGTATATCCTTTCCTGAAatcaaacatatatatgagttGTCAGAGAAGTTAGacttagatatatatttggGTGGAACGGCATTATTAACTAgcaacattatttttaaacaatttaAAGCATTTTCGAACTTTTAA
- a CDS encoding AP-3 complex subunit beta — translation MESLPFNMKLPLIEKAATNVKDIISHIKLNDGVYFDMTKYDTNEIVNNLENNNIYKKIEAMKHILIAHISKKDVSNFFFDVLKNISVNNLILKKLIYNYLILYAEGNADLTMLTVNSFKKDLNNNNYQIRSYALRAMSCIKSIDMITILIESLKKMSKDKSPYVRKTCADVIPSVYIIDKDQFIFLRKIVLDLISDRDLIVVSAAVVSFNTICIYGNVEDYQWSNKDGGDVQDEVAEQMKYPYNACEADTPESGNVAHRKNGINCSNELNHNGICSHNRRFIHNRCYSKSFEGSPQVDNSLHYTTTDEIRNNNVSVGSEMGSSTAYTSETDLPGYQDGSNKRVNKLIQKNKVKDEDPPHSGKENNNIMYNKDHEEKHRLLNDNFYHLYNSLSFLHPYYYKLCKYLLLMHPFHQTYLVDLLLRYCRMFYRDPTKSIKDRLMRMKLPHSNGCDEGGEEQKDRGANSGGSRSSSHSSSCKLSRKHGLKSSNQLGPSHRREGTSTFYMNNDETYKEYKNYEVDIEIFIEKLLILLSSCSYSVVIIATSSLYHLTKFTYKENIVQAILTSLIKSTIEKNEEMYEIFLKSVKPLIIALKENFSAYISFFFISCKDSVSKKLLKLNILYSLIHPSNKILVLDELLHALYMPDNDEYFIKKAFSIITDIALTNPVCLSRVMKYIMIMLNSNINLYAYESILSLRVLLQHSEKKQIIKIASFLCKILLKIKTKDVQISVLWTLTNYQNFIDHLLLFDVARMLVKSFQKYDDIMKMQIIHFVFNIWKFNYAHIFLSPLFDEPPVDLSPADAPPTEGGPLSMLSGQSGHSDHSRQIGQNRKPSQTNHIHTEHSLCLHCNDKQVGALDEEERKSRPQLYNDRKTHIRSRSIYSEESNGISTKGDIHKKEEDKTSRKEAFKIKLKNDFAKFEQLCNKTFLLGLKDENFDVQETSKFYVHIMLKIKELYSKNILKYSVFKRDLFNEKIDDYSLPLYFLKCAIINTGAVVSSPSSGLCSKSVRSVGGKNGEGILSGKKVVDAVSGKSREDVKSMAHRMNDTLLESLQNYDANLSFKDKKKTQTIYQLNTVSNILNKKLPSYVDLPEFAEKDLPKTEHINKEDIKTNKNTIASVSSKDVKLKNSINSMNCMNSINNMNSMNSMNSMNSMNNMNSMNSMNNMNSMNSMNNIINSRIFLNIDDFYKEETLKMEQQKNCGMSTGKAVLINGGRKIQGEDEESDDEKKGKSIGPSSSGGFKKDKILGISKRENSNIYKDQMSSNLKNGKTLEEQIDDIEEFFFNDEDYE, via the coding sequence ATGGAATCACTGCCATTTAACATGAAATTGCCTTTAATCGAAAAGGCAGCTACGAATGTAAAGGATATAATATCGCACATAAAACTGAATGATGGGGTATATTTCGATATGACTAAATATGATACAAACGAAATAGTAAATAAtcttgaaaataataatatatataaaaagatagAAGCAATGAAGCATATATTAATTGCGCATATTTCGAAAAAAGATGTGTCTAATTTCTTTTTcgatgtattaaaaaatatatcagtaaataatttaattttaaaaaaattaatttataattatttaatattatatgcgGAAGGCAATGCTGATTTGACAATGTTAACAGTTAATTCTTTCaaaaaagatttaaataataacaactACCAAATAAGGTCATATGCTCTTAGAGCTATGTCTTGTATAAAATCTATCGATATGATTACCATTTTAATTGAATCATTGAAAAAGATGTCAAAGGATAAATCTCCTTATGTTCGTAAAACCTGCGCAGATGTTATACCATCTGTATATATCATAGACAAAGAtcaattcatatttttgagGAAAATTGTTCTCGACCTAATTAGTGATAGGGATCTTATTGTTGTGTCGGCAGCTGTTGTGTCTTTTAAtactatatgtatatacggtAACGTGGAGGACTACCAGTGGAGTAATAAAGATGGAGGGGATGTGCAGGACGAGGTAGCAGAACAAATGAAATATCCTTACAACGCGTGTGAAGCAGACACGCCGGAAAGCGGTAACGTGGCTCATAGGAAAAATGGCATCAACTGTAGCAACGAGCTCAATCACAATGGAATCTGCAGCCACAATAGAAGATTCATCCACAATAGATGTTACAGCAAATCATTTGAGGGATCCCCTCAGGTGGACAACTCCTTACATTACACAACCACTGATGAGATTCGGAATAACAATGTATCCGTTGGCAGCGAAATGGGGAGTAGCACTGCGTACACGAGTGAAACAGATTTGCCTGGTTATCAAGATGGGTCTAATAAACgtgtaaataaattaattcaaaaaaataaagtaaaagatGAGGACCCCCCACATTCTGGCAaagaaaataacaatataatgtACAACAAGGATCATGAAGAGAAGCACAGGTTGTTAAACGACAATTTTTATCATCTCTACAATTCCTTATCCTTTTTACACCCATACTATTATAAACTATGTAAGTATTTGTTACTTATGCATCCCTTTCATCAAACGTATCTGGTGGACCTGCTACTGCGATACTGTCGAATGTTTTACAGGGATCCAACCAAAAGCATCAAAGACAGACTAATGAGGATGAAGCTACCCCATTCCAATGGCTGCGATGAAGGGGGGGAAGAACAAAAAGATAGAGGTGCAAATTCAGGTGGAAGTCGGAGCAGCAGTCACAGTAGCAGCTGTAAACTTAGTCGCAAACATGGCCTCAAATCGAGCAACCAATTGGGTCCCTCCCATAGGAGAGAGGGAACCTCGACATTTTACATGAACAACGATGAAACGTACAAGGAGTACAAAAATTATGAGGTGGATATTGAAATATTCATAGAGAAACTTCTGATTCTGTTAAGCTCCTGTAGCTATAGTGTCGTCATAATAGCAACCTCATCCCTTTACCATTTGACCAAGTTCACATATAAAGAAAACATTGTGCAGGCAATTTTAACAAGTTTAATAAAAAGCactatagaaaaaaatgaagagatgtatgaaatatttttaaaaagtgttAAGCCATTAATTATAgctttaaaagaaaatttttctgcatatatatctttcttctttattaGCTGCAAAGATAGTGtaagtaaaaaattgttgaagcttaatattttatattcactTATACATCCAAGTAACAAAATATTGGTATTAGATGAGTTACTACATGCTCTATATATGCCTGATAATGATGagtatttcattaaaaaagcTTTTTCCATTATTACTGATATAGCGTTAACAAACCCTGTATGCCTCTCGCGAGTGATGAAGTATATTATGATTATGCTTAACTCgaatataaatttgtatGCATATGAATCAATCCTATCCCTTAGAGTATTATTACAACAtagtgaaaaaaaacaaatcatTAAAATCgcttcttttttatgtaaaattttattaaaaataaaaacgaaaGATGTACAAATTTCTGTTTTATGGACCTTAACaaattatcaaaattttattgatcatcttttattatttgatgTTGCTAGGATGTTAGTTAAGTCTTTTCAAAAGTACGACGATATTATGAAAATgcaaataattcattttgtttttaatatttggaaatttaattatgctcatatttttttatctcccCTCTTTGATGAACCTCCAGTTGATTTGTCACCAGCTGATGCTCCTCCAACGGAGGGGGGGCCTCTTTCCATGTTAAGCGGACAAAGTGGCCATAGCGATCATAGCAGACAAATAGGTCAAAATCGCAAACCGAGCCAAACGAACCACATTCACACTGAACATTCATTGTGTCTGCATTGTAACGACAAACAGGTGGGAGCTCTTGACGAGGAAGAAAGAAAGAGTAGACCCCAACTTTACAATGATAGGAAAACGCACATAAGAAGTAGAAGCATTTATAGTGAAGAGAGTAATGGTATTAGTACAAAAGGtgatatacataaaaaggaGGAGGATAAAACAAGTAGGAAAGAagcatttaaaattaaattaaaaaacgaTTTTGCCAAATTTGAGCAGTTATGTAATAAAACATTCCTTCTAGGATTAAAGGATGAAAACTTCGATGTTCAGGAAACTAGTAAATTTTATGTTCACATTATGCTTAAAATAAAGGAGTTGTATTCAAAGAATATTCTCAAATACAGTGTTTTTAAAAGGGATCTGTTTAACGAAAAAATAGATGATTACTCTTTGCCATTGTACTTTTTGAAATGTGCTATTATAAATACGGGTGCGGTGGTTAGCTCACCTTCCTCTGGTTTATGTTCCAAGAGCGTACGAAGCGTAGGTGGAAAAAATGGGGAAGGCATATTAAGTGGAAAGAAGGTGGTAGACGCAGTAAGCGGAAAGAGTAGGGAAGATGTAAAAAGTATGGCACACAGAATGAATGATACCTTACTGGAATcattacaaaattatgatGCAAATCTGAGTTTTAAGGACAAAAAGAAGACTCAAACCATATACCAACTTAACACagtttcaaatattttaaataagaaGTTACCATCTTATGTGGACCTCCCAGAGTTTGCAGAAAAGGATTTACCAAAAACGGAGCATATCAACAAGGaggatataaaaacaaacaaaaatacaataGCAAGTGTTTCCTCAAAagatgtaaaattaaaaaacagtATTAACAGTATGAACTGTATGAacagtataaataatatgaatagtaTGAATAGTATGAATAGTATGAATAGtatgaataatatgaatagtaTGAATAGtatgaataatatgaatagtaTGAATagtatgaataatataattaattcacgtatttttttaaatattgatgatttttataaagaGGAAACGTTAAAAATGGAGCAACAGAAAAATTGCGGTATGTCAACTGGTAAAGCGGTGCTAATCAACGGTGGTAGAAAAATTCAAGGGGAAGATGAAGAGTCGGATGacgaaaaaaagggaaagagTATTGGTCCAAGTAGTAGTGGTGGttttaaaaaagacaaaatttTAGGTATAagtaaaagagaaaattcaAACATATACAAAGACCAAATGTCGagcaatttaaaaaatgggaaaacaCTCGAAGAACAAATTGATGACATTgaggaattttttttcaatgatGAAGATTATGAATga
- a CDS encoding 50S ribosomal protein L18, with protein sequence MIPVFLTYFGILESFIINKRVVTSNNFFLFSFAKTKKNTTEQITTGKNKNIKGKKARKQSKILQNLLKENVEKVEKKNFPHSGNLDVDKEILEGKRIPRLRIKNTNNHIYATVIDDYNRHILCFSCSQDPNLSSLIGTYRKKATNRVVNNGRTIKSAWEIGKDIARKALNKGISKVKFDRAKYRYAGKVEALAEGARAVGLLL encoded by the exons ATGATTCCAGTGTTCTTAACGTATTTTGGTATATTAGAAAgctttataattaataaaagggTAGTGACaagcaataatttttttttattttcttttgcaaaaacaaagaaaaacaCAACTGAGCAAATTACCACAGGGAAGAACAAAAACatcaaaggaaaaaaagcaaGAAAACAGAgt aaaattttgcaaaatcTGCTCAAGGAAAATGTGGAAAAagtagagaaaaaaaattttccccATTCCGGAAATTTAGATGTTGATAAAGAAATACTAGAAGGTAAAAGAATACCAAGACTACGAATTAAAAATACGAACAATCATATTTACGCTACAGTGATAGATGATTATAACAGGCACATATTATGTTTCTCTTGTTCTCAAGATCCAAATTTATCAAGTCTGATAGGGACATACAGAAAAAAGGCAACTAACAGAGTTGTAAATAATGGCCGAACTATTAAATCTGCTTGGGAAATTGGTAAGGACATTGCAAGGAAAGCTTTAAACAAAGGCATTTCAAAAGTAAAATTTGATAGAGCTAAATATAGGTATGCAGGAAAGGTGGAAGCGTTGGCGGAGGGCGCTAGGGCGGTTGGTCTGTTGCTTTAA